A region of Vigna radiata var. radiata cultivar VC1973A chromosome 10, Vradiata_ver6, whole genome shotgun sequence DNA encodes the following proteins:
- the LOC106775237 gene encoding sphingolipid delta(4)-desaturase DES1-like produces MGKGDDREGVVAGGFFWSYTDEPHASRRRQILSKYPQIKQLFGPDHSAFFKISGVVLLQLATGVLLKDAGWVKICLVAYFFGSFLNHNLFLAIHELSHNLAFSTPSLNRWLGIFANLPIGVPMSVTFQKYHLEHHRFQGVDGVDMDIPSLTEVHLVRNVVAKTIWVFLQLFFYALRPLFLKPKPPGCWEFVNFSIQIGLDVSMVYFFGWKSLAYLILSTFLGGGMHPMAGHFISEHYVFNPDQETYSYYGPLNYLTWHVGYHNEHHDFPRIPGNKLHLVKEIAPEFYDSLSCYRSWSQVIYMYIMDRTIGPFSRMKRKSSKAQ; encoded by the exons ATGGGTAAAGGAGATGATCGAGAAGGTGTCGTAGCCGGGGGCTTCTTCTGGTCCTACACCGACGAACCCCATGCCTCACGACGTCGTCAGATCCTCTCCAAATACCCTCAAATCAAGCAACTCTTTGGCCCCGACCACTCCGCTTTCTTCAAG ATTAGTGGAGTTGTTTTGCTTCAACTTGCTACCGGTGTTTTGCTTAAAGATGCTGGGTGGGTGAAGATATGTTTAGTAGCATACTTTTTTGGGTCATTTCTGAACCACAATCTGTTTTTGGCTATCCATGAGCTGAGTCACAACCTGGCCTTCTCAACTCCATCCCTGAACCGTTGGTTAGGGATATTTGCGAACCTCCCAATAGGTGTGCCCATGTCTGTTACTTTCCAGAAGTATCACTTGGAGCACCACCGGTTCCAAGGTGTAGATGGCGTTGACATGGATATCCCTAGTCTTACTGAAGTTCATCTTGTGAGAAACGTTGTTGCAAAAACCATTTGGGTGTTTTTACAGCTATTCTTTTATGCACTTAGACCTCTCTTTCTTAAGCCAAAGCCTCCTGGCTGTTGGGAGTTCGTGAACTTCTCTATTCAGATTGGACTTGATGTCTCAATGGTTTACTTTTTTGGCTGGAAATCGCTTGCTTATTTGATTCTTTCTACATTTCTTGGTGGTGGGATGCATCCAATGGCTGGCCACTTCATTTCGGAGCATTATGTGTTCAATCCTGATCAGGAAACATATTCTTACTATGGACCTCTGAATTACCTCACTTGGCATGTGGGCTACCACAATGAACACCATGATTTCCCAAGAATTCCTGGAAACAAGCTTCATCTGGTGAAGGAGATTGCTCCAGAGTTTTATGATAGCTTATCATGCTACAGATCTTGGAGCCAGGTCATTTACATGTACATCATGGATCGGACAATTGGACCTTTTAGCAGAATGAAGAGAAAGTCCAGTAAAGCTCAATAG